A DNA window from Myxococcales bacterium contains the following coding sequences:
- a CDS encoding aldehyde dehydrogenase family protein: MAAYERQDVLAHCVVRFKQRFEELAYALCIEAGKPIRDSRDEVDRLIDTFRIAAEESVRILGEVQPLDISPRAKGYRGIWKRVPIGPCSFISPFNFPLNLAAHKIAPALAVGCPFVMKPASRTPLGAIIIGEVLAETKLPKGAFSILPATREGSDLFTTDDRLKLLSFTGSPGVGWALKAKSGKKKVVLELGGNAAVIVDADADLEDAVERIAFGGYYQSGQSCISVQRILVHEAIYDALRDKLTKKVASLIMGDPKKEDTFIGPMISEKEAMRLHGWIQSAVEAGAKVLTGGHREGVMLQATLLEDVPLDADVACKEAFGPVALLRKFSDFDKALDEVNDSDFGLQAGIFTRDLYKAQKAWDTLEVGGVVIGDVPSWRVDHMPYGGVKDSGLGREGLRFAIEDMTEIRLMIIRSA, translated from the coding sequence ATGGCCGCATATGAAAGGCAGGACGTCCTTGCCCACTGCGTTGTGCGCTTCAAGCAGCGCTTCGAGGAACTGGCCTACGCTTTGTGCATCGAGGCCGGTAAGCCGATCCGGGATTCGCGTGACGAGGTCGACCGCCTGATCGACACTTTCCGCATCGCCGCGGAGGAATCGGTCCGCATCTTGGGCGAAGTCCAGCCGCTGGATATCTCGCCGCGCGCCAAGGGCTATCGGGGCATCTGGAAGCGCGTGCCGATTGGGCCGTGTTCATTCATCTCGCCCTTCAATTTTCCGCTGAACCTGGCCGCGCACAAGATCGCTCCGGCGCTCGCGGTAGGCTGTCCGTTCGTGATGAAGCCCGCCTCGCGCACGCCTCTGGGGGCGATCATCATTGGCGAAGTCTTGGCCGAGACAAAACTGCCGAAGGGCGCGTTTTCAATTCTGCCGGCCACGCGCGAGGGATCGGACCTGTTCACCACTGACGATCGGCTGAAGCTGCTCTCCTTTACCGGTTCCCCGGGAGTTGGCTGGGCGCTCAAGGCCAAGTCGGGCAAGAAGAAGGTCGTGCTCGAACTCGGGGGCAACGCGGCGGTCATCGTGGACGCAGACGCTGACCTCGAAGATGCCGTCGAGCGCATCGCGTTTGGCGGCTACTACCAAAGTGGTCAGAGCTGCATCAGTGTGCAGCGCATCCTCGTGCACGAGGCCATCTACGACGCCTTGCGGGACAAGCTCACCAAGAAGGTCGCGAGCCTGATCATGGGAGACCCCAAGAAGGAAGACACCTTCATTGGGCCGATGATTTCGGAAAAGGAAGCGATGCGGTTGCACGGTTGGATCCAATCCGCAGTCGAGGCCGGGGCCAAGGTGTTGACCGGCGGACATCGCGAGGGCGTCATGCTTCAGGCGACGCTGCTCGAGGATGTTCCGCTCGATGCCGACGTAGCGTGCAAGGAGGCGTTTGGTCCAGTGGCGCTGCTGCGCAAGTTCTCAGACTTTGACAAAGCACTCGACGAAGTGAACGACAGCGACTTTGGTCTGCAGGCGGGGATCTTTACCCGGGATCTCTACAAGGCCCAAAAGGCCTGGGACACCCTCGAGGTGGGGGGTGTCGTGATCGGCGACGTTCCGAGTTGGCGCGTAGATCATATGCCCTACGGCGGAGTGAAGGACAGTGGTCTGGGGCGCGAAGGGTTGCGGTTTGCGATCGAAGACATGACGGAAATCCGCCTGATGATAATTCGGAGCGCTTGA
- a CDS encoding enoyl-CoA hydratase/isomerase family protein, translating to MNVAYPPTVKFEQKDHIGVVTINRPEQMNSLDMEMLTGIEEAMMEVQNDDDLWIGVLTASGDKAFSSGLDLKVAAPLLTSGDPMGFPDITKRQFSDVYKPIICAVNGFCIAGGLEMLLGTDIRIAAEHATFGLGEVKMGLIPLGGTHIRMPRQISWAMSMELLLTGKNIDAKRAYEIGLINEVVPLEDLMPSAMKLAERMCRNGPLAMRTAKEIAVRALDLEPGFVLEKSLGQRVLNSADAKEGPLAFSEKRRPVYTGK from the coding sequence ATCAACGTGGCCTATCCGCCCACCGTCAAGTTTGAACAGAAGGACCACATCGGCGTGGTCACCATCAACCGTCCCGAGCAGATGAACTCCCTCGACATGGAGATGCTGACGGGCATCGAAGAAGCGATGATGGAAGTGCAGAACGACGACGATCTCTGGATCGGTGTGCTCACGGCCTCCGGAGACAAAGCGTTTTCTTCTGGCCTCGATCTCAAGGTTGCGGCCCCACTGCTCACCAGTGGCGACCCGATGGGGTTCCCAGACATTACCAAGCGCCAGTTTTCGGATGTCTACAAGCCGATCATCTGCGCCGTGAACGGCTTCTGCATCGCCGGAGGATTGGAGATGCTCCTGGGCACCGACATTCGCATCGCCGCCGAACACGCGACCTTCGGTCTGGGCGAAGTCAAAATGGGCCTGATACCCCTCGGCGGCACCCATATCCGCATGCCGCGGCAAATCAGCTGGGCGATGTCGATGGAACTCTTGCTCACAGGCAAGAACATCGACGCCAAACGGGCCTATGAGATTGGACTCATCAACGAAGTGGTGCCCCTCGAAGATTTGATGCCCAGCGCGATGAAGCTCGCCGAGAGGATGTGCCGCAACGGCCCCCTGGCCATGCGCACAGCGAAAGAGATCGCGGTACGCGCGCTCGATCTCGAGCCCGGATTCGTACTCGAGAAATCTCTGGGGCAACGGGTGCTCAACTCGGCCGATGCGAAAGAGGGACCGCTGGCATTTAGCGAGAAACGGCGCCCCGTATACACGGGGAAGTAG
- a CDS encoding OB-fold domain-containing protein, with protein sequence MSERDYNLPLPELGGLHKEFYDHCKNHALHFQRCDDCERYRHVPREMCAGCGSWNWSWIPSSGRGRIFTWTVVERPLHPAFATACPYAPVVIEMEEGVRLLSVVSDVAPADLEIDMQVGVYYDDVTDDVTLPKFKRV encoded by the coding sequence ATGAGCGAGCGCGATTACAACCTGCCACTTCCCGAACTCGGCGGACTCCACAAGGAGTTCTACGACCACTGCAAGAATCACGCGCTGCACTTTCAGCGCTGCGACGACTGCGAGCGTTATCGGCATGTCCCGCGAGAGATGTGCGCCGGGTGTGGTTCCTGGAACTGGTCGTGGATCCCCTCGAGCGGCCGCGGTCGCATCTTCACCTGGACCGTCGTCGAACGACCTCTGCACCCGGCCTTTGCCACGGCGTGCCCCTACGCGCCCGTGGTAATCGAGATGGAGGAAGGCGTGCGGCTGCTGAGTGTGGTCAGCGACGTCGCGCCCGCGGATCTCGAGATCGACATGCAGGTCGGGGTCTACTACGACGACGTCACCGACGATGTGACGCTGCCCAAATTCAAACGGGTCTGA
- a CDS encoding transporter, whose protein sequence is MVKDQACIIGIGQTDYCRKPGSGMTQLGIQLKAAAAAIADAGLKGKDIDGIMPFPNLGHAESFAANLGCENLRYASIIHMGGAAPVASLQAAAAAVTTGMANHVLIPAGWNGYSGARVKQTVSLDTASLPGGEIARDFYLPFGLTVPPHWYSLIARRHMHEFGTTAEQLGCIALAMRKHAQLNENAVMCGKPMTLEDYLASPMLADPYRIFDCCIETDGAAAVVVTTVERARDLDKKPVIIMGAAAGQPYPADEITNRADIFKTGLTIAAPEAFGAAGVTPADADFAMIYDCFTFEVLQQIEEAGFCKRGEGGAFVEGGRIELGGELPINTHGGLLSEAHVLGMNHIVEATLQLRGDAGERQIAGAEIGVVTGWGDFGDGSIAILGN, encoded by the coding sequence ATTGTGAAGGATCAGGCCTGCATCATCGGGATCGGCCAGACCGACTATTGTCGCAAGCCCGGTTCGGGCATGACGCAACTGGGTATTCAACTGAAAGCGGCGGCGGCGGCGATCGCCGACGCCGGTCTCAAGGGCAAGGACATCGACGGCATCATGCCCTTTCCGAACCTCGGGCATGCCGAAAGCTTTGCGGCCAACCTCGGTTGTGAAAATCTGCGCTACGCATCGATCATTCATATGGGCGGTGCCGCGCCGGTGGCCTCACTCCAGGCAGCCGCCGCCGCGGTGACGACGGGAATGGCGAACCACGTGTTGATCCCGGCCGGTTGGAACGGCTATTCCGGCGCGCGCGTGAAACAGACGGTCAGTCTGGATACGGCCTCGCTTCCCGGCGGCGAGATTGCGCGAGACTTCTACTTGCCCTTCGGTCTCACCGTGCCTCCACACTGGTACTCATTGATCGCTCGCCGCCACATGCACGAGTTTGGTACTACGGCGGAACAACTCGGCTGCATTGCGCTGGCCATGCGCAAGCACGCCCAACTCAACGAAAACGCCGTGATGTGCGGCAAGCCGATGACCCTCGAGGACTACCTCGCTTCGCCGATGCTCGCGGACCCCTACCGCATCTTCGATTGCTGTATCGAGACGGATGGCGCCGCCGCGGTGGTAGTGACCACGGTCGAGCGGGCGCGCGACCTCGACAAGAAACCCGTCATCATCATGGGGGCCGCCGCCGGCCAACCCTATCCCGCCGACGAGATCACCAACCGCGCAGACATTTTCAAGACCGGACTTACGATTGCAGCCCCCGAAGCCTTTGGAGCGGCCGGGGTCACGCCAGCGGATGCAGACTTCGCAATGATCTACGACTGCTTTACCTTCGAAGTGCTGCAACAGATCGAAGAAGCGGGGTTCTGCAAACGCGGCGAGGGAGGAGCCTTCGTCGAGGGGGGCCGGATCGAACTCGGCGGTGAACTCCCGATCAACACCCACGGTGGCTTGCTCTCCGAAGCCCACGTACTCGGGATGAATCACATCGTCGAAGCAACCCTGCAATTGAGGGGAGACGCTGGCGAGCGCCAGATCGCGGGCGCTGAAATCGGCGTCGTCACGGGCTGGGGTGATTTTGGCGACGGCAGCATCGCGATTCTGGGCAACTAG
- a CDS encoding amidohydrolase family protein, with translation MTEENHFVALSECHFMNPGTLAEVAYYPDNQRWWDSVDGVMRAWSNRDLTGEWPHPLASELIKYMDEAGVDVCFALREGMMDISGGTVAFSTNQFMINQIEPYKDRMYLECMVGPILKRGIKHAIWELEYMVKECNAKLCKVYMPEDDGPLDDPRMWPFYEKVQELDITLTIHTGMSYVVPQPSKHTHPDTLDQVMIDFPDLRAICYHMAWPHTEELMGLCGKHKNLYMSMSGIVGWYQRSPYRGYHAIGSALQWVDPSKIVMGLDLPFDDTKRVVDWVRNLQIPEELREQYGYLEITSEMRAGFLGKNLARLAKIDDKKRV, from the coding sequence ATGACCGAAGAAAACCACTTTGTCGCTCTTTCCGAGTGCCACTTCATGAATCCCGGCACCCTGGCAGAAGTCGCCTACTACCCGGACAACCAGCGCTGGTGGGACAGCGTAGACGGGGTGATGCGCGCCTGGTCGAACCGCGATCTCACGGGCGAATGGCCCCACCCGCTCGCCTCAGAACTCATCAAGTACATGGACGAAGCCGGGGTGGATGTCTGTTTCGCTTTGCGCGAGGGCATGATGGACATCAGCGGCGGCACCGTCGCGTTTTCGACCAACCAGTTCATGATCAACCAGATCGAGCCCTACAAGGATCGCATGTATCTCGAATGCATGGTCGGTCCGATTCTCAAGCGCGGCATCAAGCACGCGATCTGGGAGCTCGAGTACATGGTCAAAGAGTGCAACGCCAAGCTGTGCAAGGTCTACATGCCCGAGGACGACGGCCCCCTCGACGACCCCCGCATGTGGCCCTTCTACGAAAAGGTGCAGGAACTCGACATCACGCTCACGATCCACACCGGCATGTCCTACGTCGTACCCCAGCCGAGCAAGCACACGCACCCCGATACCCTCGATCAAGTGATGATCGACTTCCCCGACCTCAGGGCCATCTGTTACCACATGGCATGGCCCCATACCGAGGAACTGATGGGTCTGTGCGGCAAGCACAAGAACCTCTACATGAGCATGTCGGGGATTGTTGGCTGGTACCAGCGCTCGCCGTACCGCGGCTATCACGCAATCGGATCTGCGCTGCAGTGGGTTGATCCGAGCAAGATCGTGATGGGGCTCGACTTGCCCTTCGACGACACCAAGCGCGTGGTGGATTGGGTTCGAAACCTGCAGATCCCCGAAGAACTGCGCGAGCAGTACGGGTACCTGGAGATCACTTCCGAGATGCGCGCCGGCTTCCTGGGCAAGAACCTGGCACGCCTCGCCAAGATCGACGACAAGAAACGGGTCTGA